In the Oryzias latipes chromosome 23, ASM223467v1 genome, one interval contains:
- the LOC105357082 gene encoding uncharacterized protein LOC105357082, whose translation MRKKILQATWFLLSLLLSLKLSCGKFGAPITDDVNKLSVLKQNIPSDYEIPVSYIPKEVAGTCWVVLNIYPLEQSLRKLSTMFGAISSNKDTITVFIAMLKSLRFTFDHEELETVMQVFQCHYQEQSLQSSLYFDHIRDVLRAAAQGSSGFSCKPPPCRNHQQGQEKSRGHSWLMRSPLLLVLIPFTTCVVLIVWQVKCRRRLPAANTANGQMVTPDMIPTLSVSIPLETLTHAADTQPNGGGDR comes from the exons ATGAGGAAGAAA ATCTTGCAAGCTACTTGGTTCCTCTTGAGTTTGTTATTGAGTTTGAAACTCTCCTGTGGAAAATTTGGAGCACCAATTACTGATGATGTGAACAAGCTGTCAGTTTTG aAGCAGAATATTCCCTCTGATTATGAGATTCCGGTTAGTTACATTCCCAAAGAAGTG gCCGGCACGTGCTGGGTGGTGTTAAATATCTACCCTTTGGAGCAAAGTCTTCGAAAGTTAAGCACCATGTTTGGTGCCATCTCCTCCAACAAGGACACCATAACAGTCTTTATTGCAATGCTCAAGAGTTTACGTTTCACCTTTGATCATGAGGAGCTG GAAACTGTGATGCAGGTCTTCCAGTGTCACTATCAGGAACAGAGTTTACAGTCAAGTCTTTACTTTGACCACATCAGAGATGTTTTACGTGCTGCAGCTCAAGGATCATCAGGCTTCTCATGTAAACCACCACCATGCCGTAATCATCAACAGG gtcAGGAAAAGAGTCGTGGACACAGCTGGCTCATGAGAAGTCCCCTGCTTTTGGTGCTCATCCCTTTCACAACCTGTGTAGTTCTCATAGTGTGGCAG gtCAAGTGCAGGAGGAGATTACCAGCTGCCAACACTGCAAATGGCCAAATGGTAACTCCAGACATGATCCCAACTCTGTCTGTCTCTATTCCACTTGAAACACTCACCCACGCCGCTGACACTCAGCCAAACGGGGGAGGAGATCGCTGA
- the ints13 gene encoding integrator complex subunit 13, giving the protein MKMFSVAHKTVFVVDHCPYMAESSRQQVECDVLTKSRAQGVIPLAPVSKSLWTCAVECSMEYCRILYDVYPKDKLVNYIVSDSEFHILNSWRRGDQSTHELMSALAAVGPPNPCEDPECCSILHGLVAAVESLCKITELQHEKRTALMDTAERVANRGRIICLTNAKSDTHVRMLEDCIQETILDQNKLAAGSDRLMGIQQCELVLVHIYPQGEDTLVSDRPKKEISPLLTSEVHSVRAGRHLASKLNILVQQHFDLASTTITNIPMKEEQHANTSANYDVELLHHRDAHLEFFKSGDLHMAGTSTRENSFKETVTLKWCTPRTNNIELHYCTGAYRISPTDVNSRPSSCLTNFLLNGRSVLLEQPRKSGSKVISHMLSSHGGEIFLHVLNSNRSTLEDPPSISEGCGGRVTDYRITDFGEFMRENRLTPVAESSHDPSGKVPVERAKAQLERYTRYWPMIISQTTIFNMQAVVPLANLIVKETLTEEDVLTCQKTVYNLVDMERKNDPLPISTVGSRGKGPKRDEQYRIMWNELETLVKTHAGATDRHQRVLDCIIACRSKPPEEEERKKRGRKREDREDRAEKNGSKEMEDKSWQDSERLKGLLEKGEQDAEVIKDSPDSPEPLNKKPRLMVDEVQPPERAKGPVSLLSLWTNRITAANSRKHQEFVGRVSSVNNKFELYQHLKEENGMDVHENGKASR; this is encoded by the exons atgaagaTGTTCTCAGTGGCACACAAGACTGTCTTTGTAGTGGACCATTGTCCCTACATGGCAGAGTCCAGTCGGCAGCAGGTAGAGTGTGATGTTCTCACAAAAAGCCGAGCTCAGGGGGTCATTCCTCTGGCTCCTGTCTCCAAATCATTATGGACTTGCGCAGTGGAGTGCTCCATGGAATACTGCCGGATCCTCTACGACGTTTACCCGAAAGACaaactg GTCAACTATATAGTGAGTGATTCAGAGTTCCACATCTTGAATAGTTGGAGACGAGGAGATCAGAGCACTCATGAG CTAATGTCAGCTTTGGCAGCTGTTGGGCCACCAAATCCCTGTGAGGACCCAGAATGTTGCAGCATTTTGCACGGGCTGGTCGCTGCAGTGGAGTCTTTATGCAAAATCACAGAGCTGCAGCATGAGAAGCGCACAGCTTTGATGGACACAGCAGAGAGGGTCGCTAATCGAGGCCGGATCATCTGTCTGACTAACGCAAAAAG TGACACACATGTCCGTATGTTGGAAGACTGCATACAGGAGACTATTTTAGATCAAAACAAGCTGGCTGCTGGATCAGACAG GCTGATGGGCATCCAGCAGTGTGAGTTAGTTCTTGTCCACATCTACCCCCAGGGTGAGGACACTCTGGTTTCTGATCGGCCAAAGAAAGAA ATCTCCCCTCTGCTCACCAGCGAGGTCCACAGCGTTCGGGCCGGGCGGCACCTTGCCTCCAAACTTAACATTTTGGTCCAGCAGCACTTCGACTTGGCTTCCACCACCATCACAAACATCCCCATGAAG GAGGAGCAGCACGCCAACACATCCGCCAATTACGACGTCGAGCTGCTGCACCACAGGGACGCTCACCTGGAGTTCTTTAAAAGCG GTGACTTGCACATGGCAGGAACAAGTACTCGAGAGAACAGCTTTAAGGAGACCGTGACACTGAAGTGGTGCACCCCCAGAACCAACAACATAG AACTCCATTACTGCACAGGAGCTTATCGCATTTCGCCTACAGACGTAAACAGTCGGCCTTCATCGTGCTTAACAAACTTTCTTCTGAATG GTAGATCGGTGCTGCTGGAGCAGCCCAGGAAGtcagggtcaaaggtcatcaGTCACATGCTCAGCAGCCATGGAGGCGAGATCTTCCTCCACGTGCTCAACAGCAACCGCTCCACCTTAGAGGACCCGCCGTCCATCAGCGAGGGCTGTGGGGGCAGAGTGACCGATTACAGAATCACT GATTTTGGTGAATTTATGAGGGAGAATCGTCTGACTCCTGTCGCAGAATCTTCCCATGATCCCTCGGGAAAAGTACCTGTGGAGAGGGCGAAAGCGCAGCTGGAACGTTACACCAGATACTGGCCCATGATCATCTCCCAGACCACCATCTTCAACATGCAGGCT GTGGTTCCTCTGGCTAATCTGATAGTGAAGGAGACTCTCACTGAGGAGGACGTCCTCACCTGCCAGAAAACTGTCTACAACCTGGTGGACATGGAGAGGAAGAATGATCCACTCCCCATTTCTACAGTGGGATCCAGGGGCAAAGGCCCCAAGAG ggACGAACAGTACCGCATCATGTGGAACGAGCTGGAAACGCTGGTGAAAACTCACGCCGGAGCCACAGACAGACACCAGCGGGTCCTGGACTGCATCATCGCCTGCCGCAGCAAACCCCCCGAGGAAGAAGAGAGGAAGaaaagagggaggaagagggaggATAGGGAGGACCGGGCCGAGAAAAACGGCAGCAAAGAGATGGAAGATAAAAGTTGGCAGGACTCTGAGAG ACTAAAGGGCTTGTTGGAGAAGGGAGAGCAGGATGCAGAGGTGATCAAGGATTCCCCAGACTCACCTGAGCCGTTAAACAAGAAGCCCCGCCTTATGGTAGATGAAGTTCAACCCCCAGAAAGGGCAAAAG GTCCTGTGTCGCTCCTCTCCCTGTGGACCAATCGCATCACAGCAGCCAACTCCAGGAAGCACCAAGAGTTTGTGGGAAGAGTCAGCTCCGTAAACAATAAGTTTGAGTTGTACCAGCACCTCAAAGAGGAAAAcgg GATGGATGTGCATGAAAACGGAAAAGCCTCCAGATGA
- the LOC101169829 gene encoding zinc finger protein 629 isoform X1: MDRRSSRKGARSSLPLASLRLMASPLQLTYSYMWQVIRQKNVKHYGKVEEFVTMVTQTVPELLSFKQTAQLILGLRARVILELLHKEGPPDLKAIQMLINKLKVTTTSSGKDNEVDKSQTNFMVLVQNLLKNPNERKRFFKEVFPLHYGTKFDTALQALIAGLVCKLEQLLPVPNLSQLGSLISTEPSVLDACGAFIPDQGDLKTLLLHQQAKGLLGVKATVSTSVGDCVLSSLAFLPKPVEPPTPPPPSPKQPEATHDERSNISLSDHDDAGCVSDNSDIQEIFPESPLQREPASHPTANNKQTKEADPAVSAPQESPTAPQSSGNDGTPAPPEKPELQRLPLKSIPFRVVQVPVKPAAATLNASSAGSKEGPKPQTQRVTLHQWVSQIASNSMSLPALPPLPPGRFSDCDDMRPSIRRKKQFRHLTDRYSCSVCDKSFPYQSKLLDHERIHTGEKPYLCTACNKSFRTQGFLNNHLKTHSTERPFACGQCGKCFTKLQSLTKHILAHSGQKPFYCNICNKGFTQSTYFKRHMECHTSQMTFPCKHCNKIFPTAFKLSNHERWHTRDRPHMCERCGKRFLVPSLLKRHMGYHIGDRQYLCSQCGKTFVYLSDLKRHQQDHIPKAKIPCPICQKKFSSKYCLRVHLRIHTRERPYRCTICDKTFTQVGNLKVHIRLHTNERPFSCDVCGKTYKLASHLNVHKRTHTCKKPWTCETCGKGFSVPGLLKKHEQLHIDEANPDFAGKRRHRGKHKKHSLKRKYDEEEEGSDDY, from the exons ATGGACAGACGGTCCAGTAGAAAAG GTGCTAGGAGCTCCCTTCCACTGGCCTCCCTCCGTCTGATGGCTTCTCCTCTTCAACTTACATATTCCTACATGTGGCAGGTCATACGACAGAAAAATGTGAAGCATTATGGGAAAGTGGAAGAGTTTGTGACTATGGTGACTCAAACTGTTCCTGAGCTGCTGAGTTTCAAGCAGACTGCCCAGCTAATTTTGGGGTTGAGAGCCAGG GTTATCTTGGAGCTTCTTCACAAGGAAGGCCCACCAGATCTGAAGGCTATCCAGATGCTCATCAACAAGTTGAAGGTCACCACCACATCTTCTGGG AAGGATAATGAAGTGGACAAATCACAAACAAACTTCATGGTGCTGGTGCAGAATCTGCTCAAAAACCCCAATGAAAGGAAGCGCTTCTTCAAG GAAGTCTTCCCTCTTCATTATGGCACAAAGTTTGATACAGCACTGCAGGCTTTGATCGCTGGACTGGTTTGCAAGTTGGAGCAACTTCTACCTGTTCCCAATCTGTCCCAG CTTGGTTCTCTGATCTCAACGGAGCCCAGCGTCTTGGATGCTTGCGGGGCCTTTATTCCTGACCAAGGAGATTTGAAGACTCTTCTGCTGCACCAGCAGGCCAAAGGTCTCCTGGGCGTTAAAG CGACCGTCTCAACCTCAGTGGGCGACTGCGTACTTTCATCCCTTGCCTTCCTTCCCAAACCGGTGGAACCACCAACACCACCCCCACCATCGCCAAAGCAACCAGAGGCCACCCATGACGAAAGGAGCAATATTTCCCTGAGTGACCATGACGATGCGGGATGTGTCTCTGATAACTCTGACATTCAAGAAATTTTCCCTGAGTCACCTCTGCAAAGAGAGCCGGCAAGCCACCCTACGGCTAACAACAAGCAGACAAAGGAAGCAGATCCCGCTGTTTCTGCTCCACAGGAGTCTCCCACCGCTCCTCAGAGCAGCGGGAACGATGGAACACCAGCACCTCCAGAAAAACCGGAACTACAGCGGCTGCCTTTGAAATCAATCCCATTCAGGGTGGTACAGGTGCCGGTCAAACCTGCCGCTGCGACACTGAACGCCAGCAGCGCAGGATCAAAGGAAGGGCCAAAGCCTCAGACTCAGAGGGTGACGTTACATCAGTGGGTGTCGCAGATTGCCTCGAACTCCATGTCCCTTCCTGCTttacctcctcttcctcccggCAGATTTAGCGACTGCGATGACATGCGGCCTAGCATACGACGAAAAAAGCAATTCAGGCATTTGACCGACCGATACAGCTGCAGTGTGTGCGATAAGAGCTTCCCCTATCAGTCCAAGCTGCTGGATCACGAGCGCATTCACACTGGCGAGAAGCCCTACCTGTGCACGGCGTGCAACAAAAGTTTCCGAACGCAGGGGTTCCTAAACAACCACCTGAAGACCCACAGCACAGAACGTCCTTTCGCCTGCGGTCAGTGCGGCAAGTGTTTCACCAAACTGCAAAGTCTGACCAAGCACATACTGGCCCACAGCGGCCAGAAGCCCTTCTACTGCAACATCTGCAACAAGGGCTTCACCCAGTCCACCTACTTCAAGAGGCACATGGAGTGTCACACCAGCCAGATGACTTTCCCCTGCAAGCACTGCAACAAAATCTTCCCAACAGCCTTTAAGCTGTCCAACCACGAGCGCTGGCACACCAGAGACCGCCCCCACATGTGTGAACGCTGTGGGAAGAGGTTCCTCGTTCCCAGCCTGTTGAAGAGACACATGGGCTACCACATAGGCGATCGGCAGTACCTATGCTCCCAGTGTGGGAAGACCTTTGTGTACCTGTCGGACCTGAAGAGACACCAGCAAGACCACATCCCCAAAGCCAAGATCCCGTGTCCGATCTGCCAAAAGAAATTCTCCAGCAAGTACTGCCTGAGGGTTCATCTGAGGATCCACACCAGGGAGAGGCCCTACCGGTGCACCATATGTGACAAGACATTCACTCAGGTCGGCAACCTGAAAGTGCACATCAGGTTGCACACCAACGAGCGACCCTTCAGCTGCGACGTGTGCGGAAAGACCTACAAGCTGGCGTCTCACCTGAACGTCCACAAACGGACTCACACGTGCAAAAAGCCCTGGACGTGCGAGACGTGCGGGAAGGGATTCTCCGTCCCCGGCCTCCTGAAGAAGCACGAGCAGCTGCACATCGACGAAGCAAACCCCGACTTTGCCGGTAAGCGAAGGCACCGAGGCAAACACAAGAAGCACTCCCTCAAGAGAAAGTatgacgaggaagaggagggcagCGATGACTATTAA
- the LOC101169829 gene encoding zinc finger protein 629 isoform X2, giving the protein MDRRSSRKGARSSLPLASLRLMASPLQLTYSYMWQVIRQKNVKHYGKVEEFVTMVTQTVPELLSFKQTAQLILGLRARVILELLHKEGPPDLKAIQMLINKLKVTTTSSGDNEVDKSQTNFMVLVQNLLKNPNERKRFFKEVFPLHYGTKFDTALQALIAGLVCKLEQLLPVPNLSQLGSLISTEPSVLDACGAFIPDQGDLKTLLLHQQAKGLLGVKATVSTSVGDCVLSSLAFLPKPVEPPTPPPPSPKQPEATHDERSNISLSDHDDAGCVSDNSDIQEIFPESPLQREPASHPTANNKQTKEADPAVSAPQESPTAPQSSGNDGTPAPPEKPELQRLPLKSIPFRVVQVPVKPAAATLNASSAGSKEGPKPQTQRVTLHQWVSQIASNSMSLPALPPLPPGRFSDCDDMRPSIRRKKQFRHLTDRYSCSVCDKSFPYQSKLLDHERIHTGEKPYLCTACNKSFRTQGFLNNHLKTHSTERPFACGQCGKCFTKLQSLTKHILAHSGQKPFYCNICNKGFTQSTYFKRHMECHTSQMTFPCKHCNKIFPTAFKLSNHERWHTRDRPHMCERCGKRFLVPSLLKRHMGYHIGDRQYLCSQCGKTFVYLSDLKRHQQDHIPKAKIPCPICQKKFSSKYCLRVHLRIHTRERPYRCTICDKTFTQVGNLKVHIRLHTNERPFSCDVCGKTYKLASHLNVHKRTHTCKKPWTCETCGKGFSVPGLLKKHEQLHIDEANPDFAGKRRHRGKHKKHSLKRKYDEEEEGSDDY; this is encoded by the exons ATGGACAGACGGTCCAGTAGAAAAG GTGCTAGGAGCTCCCTTCCACTGGCCTCCCTCCGTCTGATGGCTTCTCCTCTTCAACTTACATATTCCTACATGTGGCAGGTCATACGACAGAAAAATGTGAAGCATTATGGGAAAGTGGAAGAGTTTGTGACTATGGTGACTCAAACTGTTCCTGAGCTGCTGAGTTTCAAGCAGACTGCCCAGCTAATTTTGGGGTTGAGAGCCAGG GTTATCTTGGAGCTTCTTCACAAGGAAGGCCCACCAGATCTGAAGGCTATCCAGATGCTCATCAACAAGTTGAAGGTCACCACCACATCTTCTGGG GATAATGAAGTGGACAAATCACAAACAAACTTCATGGTGCTGGTGCAGAATCTGCTCAAAAACCCCAATGAAAGGAAGCGCTTCTTCAAG GAAGTCTTCCCTCTTCATTATGGCACAAAGTTTGATACAGCACTGCAGGCTTTGATCGCTGGACTGGTTTGCAAGTTGGAGCAACTTCTACCTGTTCCCAATCTGTCCCAG CTTGGTTCTCTGATCTCAACGGAGCCCAGCGTCTTGGATGCTTGCGGGGCCTTTATTCCTGACCAAGGAGATTTGAAGACTCTTCTGCTGCACCAGCAGGCCAAAGGTCTCCTGGGCGTTAAAG CGACCGTCTCAACCTCAGTGGGCGACTGCGTACTTTCATCCCTTGCCTTCCTTCCCAAACCGGTGGAACCACCAACACCACCCCCACCATCGCCAAAGCAACCAGAGGCCACCCATGACGAAAGGAGCAATATTTCCCTGAGTGACCATGACGATGCGGGATGTGTCTCTGATAACTCTGACATTCAAGAAATTTTCCCTGAGTCACCTCTGCAAAGAGAGCCGGCAAGCCACCCTACGGCTAACAACAAGCAGACAAAGGAAGCAGATCCCGCTGTTTCTGCTCCACAGGAGTCTCCCACCGCTCCTCAGAGCAGCGGGAACGATGGAACACCAGCACCTCCAGAAAAACCGGAACTACAGCGGCTGCCTTTGAAATCAATCCCATTCAGGGTGGTACAGGTGCCGGTCAAACCTGCCGCTGCGACACTGAACGCCAGCAGCGCAGGATCAAAGGAAGGGCCAAAGCCTCAGACTCAGAGGGTGACGTTACATCAGTGGGTGTCGCAGATTGCCTCGAACTCCATGTCCCTTCCTGCTttacctcctcttcctcccggCAGATTTAGCGACTGCGATGACATGCGGCCTAGCATACGACGAAAAAAGCAATTCAGGCATTTGACCGACCGATACAGCTGCAGTGTGTGCGATAAGAGCTTCCCCTATCAGTCCAAGCTGCTGGATCACGAGCGCATTCACACTGGCGAGAAGCCCTACCTGTGCACGGCGTGCAACAAAAGTTTCCGAACGCAGGGGTTCCTAAACAACCACCTGAAGACCCACAGCACAGAACGTCCTTTCGCCTGCGGTCAGTGCGGCAAGTGTTTCACCAAACTGCAAAGTCTGACCAAGCACATACTGGCCCACAGCGGCCAGAAGCCCTTCTACTGCAACATCTGCAACAAGGGCTTCACCCAGTCCACCTACTTCAAGAGGCACATGGAGTGTCACACCAGCCAGATGACTTTCCCCTGCAAGCACTGCAACAAAATCTTCCCAACAGCCTTTAAGCTGTCCAACCACGAGCGCTGGCACACCAGAGACCGCCCCCACATGTGTGAACGCTGTGGGAAGAGGTTCCTCGTTCCCAGCCTGTTGAAGAGACACATGGGCTACCACATAGGCGATCGGCAGTACCTATGCTCCCAGTGTGGGAAGACCTTTGTGTACCTGTCGGACCTGAAGAGACACCAGCAAGACCACATCCCCAAAGCCAAGATCCCGTGTCCGATCTGCCAAAAGAAATTCTCCAGCAAGTACTGCCTGAGGGTTCATCTGAGGATCCACACCAGGGAGAGGCCCTACCGGTGCACCATATGTGACAAGACATTCACTCAGGTCGGCAACCTGAAAGTGCACATCAGGTTGCACACCAACGAGCGACCCTTCAGCTGCGACGTGTGCGGAAAGACCTACAAGCTGGCGTCTCACCTGAACGTCCACAAACGGACTCACACGTGCAAAAAGCCCTGGACGTGCGAGACGTGCGGGAAGGGATTCTCCGTCCCCGGCCTCCTGAAGAAGCACGAGCAGCTGCACATCGACGAAGCAAACCCCGACTTTGCCGGTAAGCGAAGGCACCGAGGCAAACACAAGAAGCACTCCCTCAAGAGAAAGTatgacgaggaagaggagggcagCGATGACTATTAA